A single genomic interval of Mucilaginibacter boryungensis harbors:
- a CDS encoding OsmC family protein, producing MSDNPEALATVRAIITHTQYQTIVTSGKHTVIADEPEDLEGGDTGMSPNELLLASLSSCTAITLQMYIKRKMWVVDDITLDLSLHQTETGILIKTDIKVKGQLNDEQIKRLTYIADVCPVHKMLVGEIVIATNLVKA from the coding sequence ATGTCAGACAATCCCGAAGCCCTGGCCACAGTCCGGGCAATTATCACACATACTCAGTATCAAACTATTGTTACCAGCGGTAAACATACCGTTATTGCTGATGAGCCGGAAGATTTAGAAGGTGGCGATACCGGCATGTCGCCTAACGAGCTGCTTTTAGCCAGTTTAAGCAGCTGTACTGCAATAACTTTGCAAATGTATATTAAGCGCAAAATGTGGGTGGTTGATGATATTACCCTCGATCTTTCATTACACCAAACCGAAACAGGCATCCTGATTAAAACCGATATTAAAGTTAAAGGCCAGCTTAACGACGAGCAGATTAAACGCCTTACCTATATTGCCGATGTTTGCCCCGTTCACAAAATGCTGGTTGGCGAAATTGTGATAGCGACCAATCTTGTTAAGGCATAA
- a CDS encoding TetR/AcrR family transcriptional regulator — MSSGNDHQDIKKEKILEASYQRFLHYGYSKTTMNEIAGDLSMSKALLYYYFPDKSQLYVAVMQKLAQGFIDMLSERVAQSTDLLSAFKAQIDTHHEFMVSNYNFFDFFRLNEQNLPGTIWEIIAHIHQTEIDQLTVALLKDVEKGEIKPIDDAAAMIDLILDALHGVRVRSMSHKKTGFPLKEHLEEIYHKRLLLIEIFVKGLSK; from the coding sequence ATGAGTTCAGGGAACGACCACCAGGATATAAAAAAGGAAAAGATATTAGAGGCATCCTATCAACGCTTTTTGCATTATGGTTATTCAAAAACAACCATGAATGAAATAGCCGGCGATCTTTCCATGTCGAAAGCTCTGTTGTATTATTACTTTCCAGATAAAAGTCAGCTATACGTTGCCGTAATGCAAAAACTGGCTCAGGGTTTTATCGATATGTTATCTGAAAGGGTAGCGCAATCCACCGATTTGCTGAGCGCCTTTAAGGCCCAGATAGATACCCATCATGAATTTATGGTTAGCAACTATAATTTCTTCGACTTTTTCAGGCTCAACGAACAAAACCTGCCCGGTACTATATGGGAGATCATAGCGCATATTCATCAAACTGAAATTGATCAGCTGACAGTTGCTTTATTGAAGGATGTAGAAAAGGGTGAGATAAAACCTATTGATGATGCCGCGGCAATGATTGACCTAATACTTGACGCTTTACATGGTGTAAGAGTGCGTTCCATGTCGCATAAAAAAACCGGCTTCCCACTAAAAGAACATCTGGAAGAAATATATCATAAGCGCCTGTTATTGATAGAGATTTTTGTAAAAGGCCTGTCTAAATAA
- a CDS encoding DUF4126 family protein, whose product MKIVITKPHWQVITLGILAGMRSMSAPAITSKMLSHHHSKRLERSSLNFMQSAKTANILSVMALGEFVGDKMPSAPDRIALPAIISRSISGAIAGASIYKASRGNLYAGAILGSVTAVAATFGSFYLRKTMVKHANLIDPIIGSIEDAIVLGTGLGLAETV is encoded by the coding sequence TTGAAAATTGTTATCACTAAACCGCATTGGCAGGTTATTACATTAGGTATATTGGCAGGTATGCGCTCTATGTCCGCCCCGGCTATTACCAGCAAAATGCTGAGCCATCACCATTCTAAACGATTGGAAAGATCGTCATTGAATTTTATGCAATCGGCAAAAACGGCTAATATTTTAAGTGTGATGGCATTAGGGGAATTTGTAGGCGATAAAATGCCGTCCGCGCCCGACCGTATTGCCTTACCCGCAATCATATCCAGAAGTATTAGTGGCGCAATTGCGGGGGCCAGCATTTATAAGGCTTCCAGGGGGAATTTATATGCCGGGGCTATTTTAGGAAGTGTTACAGCGGTAGCTGCTACATTTGGTAGTTTTTATTTGCGTAAAACAATGGTAAAGCATGCTAATTTAATAGACCCCATTATAGGAAGCATTGAAGATGCTATTGTTTTAGGTACTGGTTTAGGGCTTGCCGAAACTGTATAA
- a CDS encoding sulfurtransferase: protein MSPLIEITDPKVFDPETIIIDVRAGAGGHERYLAGHLPNAIFATLDDDLAAHPEDPAFGGRHPLPAVKDFTGTLTKWGITPDSHIVIYDDKAAAMGGARLWWMLKAIGHKNVQVLNGGLKAATDAGIVLSTDDYQPKAAAAPYPTPAGYNGTADIDEVGEAAKSDDKVVIDVRENARYLGLTEPLDLIAGHIPGAENLFYAKNMDENGKYLAPEKLAEMYRSAIGNVKPENVIVHCGSGVTACHTLLGMASAGITEPRLYVGSWSEWSRRDLPIATDIV, encoded by the coding sequence ATGTCGCCATTAATTGAAATAACCGACCCGAAGGTTTTTGACCCTGAAACTATTATTATTGATGTACGTGCCGGTGCAGGGGGGCATGAGCGTTACCTGGCCGGACATTTACCAAACGCCATATTTGCAACGCTTGATGATGACCTTGCTGCACATCCTGAAGATCCCGCTTTTGGGGGGCGGCATCCCTTACCGGCTGTAAAGGATTTTACCGGCACTTTAACTAAGTGGGGAATTACCCCCGATAGCCATATAGTGATATACGATGATAAAGCTGCCGCTATGGGGGGCGCACGTTTATGGTGGATGTTAAAGGCTATCGGCCATAAAAATGTACAGGTATTAAATGGCGGCCTAAAAGCTGCTACCGACGCGGGGATTGTACTAAGCACTGATGATTATCAGCCTAAAGCTGCCGCAGCACCATACCCTACCCCTGCCGGTTACAACGGCACTGCCGATATTGACGAAGTGGGCGAAGCGGCCAAGAGTGACGATAAGGTGGTGATTGATGTACGCGAAAACGCACGGTACCTGGGCCTTACCGAGCCGCTCGATCTGATAGCGGGTCACATCCCTGGGGCAGAAAACCTGTTCTATGCTAAAAACATGGACGAAAATGGGAAATACCTTGCGCCTGAAAAACTTGCAGAAATGTATAGATCGGCAATAGGAAATGTAAAACCGGAAAATGTAATTGTGCATTGTGGTTCAGGAGTTACGGCCTGCCATACGTTGCTTGGCATGGCCAGTGCAGGAATTACTGAACCGAGGTTATATGTAGGTTCGTGGAGCGAATGGTCAAGGCGCGATTTGCCGATAGCTACAGATATTGTTTAA
- a CDS encoding GNAT family N-acetyltransferase, with protein MKAIVKNTAAAFMRLIFSLNRSSKRENMRLLNVHGYMPDDFVIRAAVESDIPALAALHVQVWNETYWMVRYKPTLETRLWQWRDQFKEAQIDWFCYVVVNPEKELVGFAKGQKYAHNDFPDYTGELNKLYLLSQYQCLGLGRRLVRQVANRFLDMGITSMVFFGDNKNPSCHFHEIMGGKRLYTKNGEFNGGYGWNDLNIINELL; from the coding sequence GTGAAAGCTATTGTTAAAAATACTGCAGCCGCATTTATGCGCCTTATTTTTTCGTTGAACAGGTCGTCTAAACGCGAGAACATGCGGCTGCTTAACGTGCATGGCTACATGCCTGATGATTTTGTGATAAGGGCTGCTGTTGAAAGCGATATACCGGCTTTGGCGGCCCTGCATGTACAGGTATGGAATGAAACTTATTGGATGGTAAGATACAAACCCACGCTTGAAACCCGCTTATGGCAATGGCGCGATCAATTTAAAGAAGCCCAGATAGATTGGTTTTGTTATGTGGTAGTGAACCCTGAAAAGGAATTGGTTGGGTTTGCCAAAGGACAAAAATATGCGCACAATGACTTCCCCGATTATACAGGCGAACTAAACAAACTATATCTATTAAGCCAATATCAGTGTTTAGGACTTGGGCGCAGACTGGTTCGCCAGGTAGCAAACCGGTTTTTAGATATGGGTATCACTTCCATGGTATTTTTTGGCGATAATAAAAACCCTTCGTGCCATTTTCACGAAATAATGGGTGGTAAGCGCCTTTACACAAAAAACGGAGAATTTAATGGCGGCTACGGCTGGAATGACCTGAACATTATAAATGAACTGCTTTAA
- a CDS encoding DUF2264 domain-containing protein yields MKNRFKVLLFAAILPAFSTLKAQSIDNGPAERAYLVTTLTKIADPVLDALSKNQLKKLMPVEAKDPKERAYSTHLEAFGRLLAGMAPWLELGPDNTPEGKLRKKYIDLALISIHNATDPKGPDFLNFSQGHQPVVDVAFFAQALLRSPNQLWGKLDAATKANVIAALKSSRVITPSYSNWLLFSATIEAALLKYDHYGDRMRMDYAIKQHLNVWYKGDGAYGDGPNFHWDYYNSFVIQPMLVQTLKTIVDVDVDSAQKAPYKLALAHIKRYAAVQERMISPEGTYPVIGRSLAYRCGAFQALAMVALMHELPEHIKPQQVRAALYTIIKRQMEAPQTFDNKGWLQIGIYGHQPTIGETYISTGSLYLCSEGFLTLGLLATDKFWQGADEDWTSKKVWKGIDVPIDHAIDDKEK; encoded by the coding sequence ATGAAAAACCGTTTCAAAGTCCTGCTATTTGCAGCAATATTACCAGCTTTTAGCACCTTAAAAGCACAATCTATAGATAATGGCCCGGCCGAGCGCGCCTATCTGGTAACTACGCTTACCAAAATTGCCGATCCGGTGCTGGATGCCTTAAGCAAAAATCAGTTAAAAAAACTGATGCCAGTAGAAGCTAAGGACCCTAAAGAGCGTGCATACAGCACCCATTTGGAAGCGTTTGGGCGGCTGCTGGCGGGTATGGCACCCTGGCTTGAACTTGGCCCGGATAATACGCCGGAAGGTAAACTGCGTAAAAAATATATCGACCTGGCTTTAATAAGCATTCATAATGCTACCGACCCCAAAGGGCCCGATTTTTTAAATTTCAGTCAGGGCCATCAGCCAGTGGTTGATGTCGCATTTTTTGCGCAGGCATTATTACGTTCACCAAACCAATTATGGGGTAAGCTTGATGCCGCTACAAAGGCTAATGTGATAGCAGCTTTAAAATCGTCAAGGGTGATTACCCCATCCTATTCAAACTGGCTTTTATTTAGTGCAACCATTGAGGCCGCATTATTAAAATACGATCATTACGGCGATAGGATGCGTATGGATTACGCCATAAAGCAACACTTAAATGTATGGTATAAAGGCGACGGCGCTTATGGTGACGGCCCTAATTTCCACTGGGATTACTACAACAGTTTTGTTATACAGCCGATGCTGGTTCAGACCCTGAAAACCATTGTTGATGTTGATGTTGATAGCGCCCAAAAAGCCCCTTATAAGTTGGCATTAGCACATATTAAACGCTACGCCGCTGTGCAGGAGCGCATGATATCGCCGGAAGGCACCTACCCTGTTATAGGCCGGTCCCTGGCCTACCGTTGCGGTGCTTTCCAGGCATTGGCGATGGTAGCCTTAATGCACGAATTACCCGAACATATTAAGCCGCAACAAGTGCGCGCGGCCTTGTATACTATAATTAAACGCCAAATGGAAGCACCGCAAACCTTCGACAACAAGGGCTGGCTGCAAATTGGCATTTATGGGCACCAGCCTACTATTGGCGAAACCTATATTTCTACAGGCAGCCTTTATTTATGCTCTGAAGGGTTTTTAACGCTCGGCTTACTGGCAACTGATAAGTTTTGGCAAGGAGCCGACGAAGACTGGACAAGTAAAAAAGTATGGAAAGGCATAGATGTACCTATTGACCATGCTATTGATGACAAAGAAAAATAA
- a CDS encoding glycoside hydrolase family 88 protein, with amino-acid sequence MKNSKAIILLLAATLTAPFIATAQVKNHFKPKPELVKLIDKNFIDGAKQYKILMKHVPADSLPNTYEKGKWVIIPSNNWVSGFYPGTLFLLYQATKDTALYNEGMRKLKVMEKEQTINSHDIGFMMYDSYGVINRLKPDAAYKQILLTSAATLAKRFNPTVGCTMSWSSQPGQFRVIIDNMMNLELLMWASKVSGDPSYAKVAISHANTTMKNHFRPDYSSYHLVNYNPATGEVIKKQTVQGYADSSAWARGQGWGLYGFTMMYRETKDPKYLAQAEHIASFILNNPNLPADKVPYWDFDAPGKPNIERDASAGAIYASALIELSRYTSAANAKRYMAAAETILRTLSSPAFKAAPGTNGGFILEHSTGHKPKKQLVNVPLTYADYYFAEAMLRYKNMDKNID; translated from the coding sequence ATGAAAAACAGCAAAGCAATTATATTATTATTAGCAGCAACGTTAACTGCACCATTTATAGCCACGGCACAGGTAAAAAATCATTTTAAACCAAAGCCTGAACTGGTAAAACTGATTGATAAAAACTTTATTGATGGGGCAAAACAGTATAAAATACTAATGAAGCATGTACCCGCTGACAGTTTACCTAATACCTATGAAAAAGGTAAATGGGTGATCATCCCATCGAACAATTGGGTGAGCGGTTTTTATCCGGGCACATTATTTCTGCTTTATCAGGCTACTAAAGACACTGCGCTTTATAACGAGGGCATGCGCAAGCTAAAAGTTATGGAGAAAGAGCAAACCATTAACTCGCATGATATTGGTTTTATGATGTACGATAGCTATGGTGTGATCAACCGCCTAAAACCTGATGCTGCTTATAAACAAATTTTGCTGACCAGCGCGGCCACCTTAGCCAAACGGTTTAACCCAACAGTGGGTTGTACCATGTCGTGGTCGTCACAGCCGGGACAATTCAGGGTGATTATTGATAATATGATGAACCTGGAACTGCTGATGTGGGCATCAAAGGTAAGCGGCGACCCCTCATACGCCAAAGTGGCCATATCACATGCTAACACCACCATGAAAAACCATTTCAGGCCCGATTATAGCTCGTATCACCTGGTAAACTACAACCCGGCAACTGGCGAGGTGATCAAAAAGCAAACCGTACAAGGCTATGCCGATTCATCGGCATGGGCGCGCGGGCAAGGCTGGGGCTTATATGGCTTTACGATGATGTATCGCGAAACTAAAGATCCTAAATACCTGGCCCAGGCCGAACATATTGCCAGCTTTATATTAAACAATCCTAACCTGCCGGCAGATAAAGTTCCCTATTGGGATTTCGACGCGCCCGGCAAACCCAATATCGAGCGCGATGCATCTGCCGGGGCAATTTATGCTTCAGCACTGATCGAGTTATCTCGTTATACATCTGCCGCCAATGCTAAGCGTTATATGGCAGCTGCCGAGACGATATTGCGCACGTTATCATCGCCAGCATTTAAGGCGGCGCCGGGTACCAATGGTGGTTTTATACTGGAACATAGCACAGGACATAAACCTAAAAAGCAATTAGTGAATGTGCCGCTAACCTATGCCGATTATTATTTTGCAGAGGCTATGCTGCGGTACAAAAACATGGATAAAAATATTGATTAG
- a CDS encoding hybrid sensor histidine kinase/response regulator transcription factor has translation MCLAFCPLVTSGQNAAVKFKHLTINEGLSQNTVYGTLQDSQGFVWIGTEDGLNRYNGYDFNIYKHTKSPASLTNSQITCLFEDKNKQLWVGTTDGLNIYNREKDSFKRLYTQSKKTSENNDYITTILQDKAGDFWVATYDGLKLYNPASYSFTAFLIPNPVNNKLTNKIQTMTLSHNQLWIGTGNDLKLFDIATRRFVPLPSLLTENNLLRKSGIRCIRQGKRDNYWIGTETAGLFNFDRHKNTCINYRQQAGNPNSLLSDIVRDVLVVDTSEIWIGTREGLSILKSGRINNYTYDKYNPEALTHNSVRHFMKDKAGNIWVGTYAGGVDIFYAESKNFLNISEQIGLRPGLSQRVVSAVIKNPDGSLWIGTEGGGLNYANISKGVYRHYNITDEQALSGSNIIKSLSKDPAGNLWVGTYNGLYYFDVNRKQFNQIKLSKTDNSPASNQIYALDATTGTVCIGTNGAGLQFLTKNGLEVTYLHSQTDPHSISSNNISTILSDNGNYWIGTQRGLNYFNSNTKKFTRLKFNEGNAYSLSSNAVISLFIDLRGRLWVGTEGGGLNYYDRTNNRFYAIGESEGMGNGVVHAINEDLQGNLWVSTNKGLSKIAFKNFNLPFNTLNLKITNYTIADGLPSNQFSNNATNLHPGSQMIFGSISGITVFDPAHIITNTYKPPVVITDFLIRNKPVLVSDADSPLQSQINETKEITLTHDQGFISFRFAALNFINPDNNHYAYKLEGFKGDNDWHYVDNQRMATYTNLDAGTYVFRVKAANNDGVWNNQVKSIKLIVLPPWWKTWWAYLIYVAIIGMLLYLFYSYSIKTARLTNELEFEHLSHQKDQELAQRKLAFFTNISHEIKTPLTLILAPLEKLIRLNESNNKVQNQLMLMQRNGERLIRLINQLLDFRKFEEGNMKLQAAEGNVVRFINEIVISFEGYAQSKNITLVFKSQSPDIQVYYDRDKLEKIFYNLLSNALKFTPDGGKVSVNVKTENGSLLVDVEDNGVGIPPENIEKIFNRFNHFSEPGRSISGTGIGLSFSQGLAELHSGSISVESTVGNNTERGHTCFTVKLPLGKSHLKPDEIVADFKDSERIEQYLLPSIHKKQPIDAILRPVAEDIDKPVMLIVEDNAEVLNFVAANFMADYNVHIAHDGVEGLKLATELIPDIVISDVMMPNMNGITLCSKIKTDTRTSHIPVILLTARTPLIFKLEGLETGADDYITKPFSIDILETRVRNLVDSRKKLRDRYRKEISLQPQNVAITSPDEKFLAKVMAFIERNMAETTLSVEELGKEVGMSRVTLYRKIKALTNQTAIEFIRGVRIKRAAQLLEQNKFNVSEVAYMVGFIDVDYFRKCFKEQYGHTPKEYAYSAEK, from the coding sequence ATGTGCCTTGCATTTTGCCCGCTGGTAACCAGCGGGCAAAATGCTGCTGTTAAATTCAAGCATCTCACCATAAACGAAGGCCTTTCGCAAAACACGGTTTATGGCACCTTGCAGGACAGCCAAGGCTTTGTTTGGATAGGTACTGAAGATGGACTGAACCGTTATAATGGATACGATTTTAACATTTACAAGCATACTAAAAGCCCTGCCAGTTTAACAAATAGCCAAATAACCTGCCTGTTTGAAGATAAAAACAAACAACTGTGGGTTGGTACCACCGATGGGCTAAACATTTACAACCGCGAGAAAGACAGTTTTAAAAGGCTGTATACGCAATCAAAAAAGACATCCGAGAATAACGATTATATCACTACTATCCTGCAGGATAAAGCCGGGGATTTTTGGGTAGCAACCTATGACGGCCTCAAACTATACAATCCGGCAAGTTATAGTTTCACTGCTTTCCTTATTCCTAACCCTGTTAACAACAAGCTAACTAACAAGATACAAACCATGACCTTATCCCATAATCAATTATGGATAGGTACCGGTAATGATTTAAAATTATTTGACATAGCAACTCGCAGGTTCGTCCCCCTGCCATCCCTGCTTACTGAAAATAATCTGCTTAGGAAAAGCGGGATACGTTGTATCAGGCAAGGCAAAAGGGATAATTATTGGATAGGTACCGAAACGGCAGGCCTGTTTAATTTCGACCGGCATAAAAATACGTGCATTAATTATCGCCAGCAGGCAGGCAACCCAAATAGCCTGTTAAGCGACATTGTGCGCGATGTGTTGGTAGTGGATACCAGCGAAATATGGATAGGTACGCGCGAGGGTTTAAGCATTTTGAAATCGGGGCGAATTAATAATTACACTTATGATAAATACAATCCCGAGGCTTTAACCCATAATTCCGTACGTCACTTTATGAAAGACAAGGCGGGCAACATTTGGGTAGGTACCTATGCAGGTGGCGTAGATATATTTTATGCGGAAAGTAAGAACTTCCTAAATATATCCGAACAGATAGGATTAAGACCAGGGTTAAGCCAGCGGGTAGTAAGCGCGGTTATTAAAAACCCCGACGGAAGTTTATGGATAGGCACCGAAGGCGGAGGCTTAAATTATGCCAATATTAGTAAAGGCGTATATAGGCATTATAATATTACCGATGAGCAGGCTTTAAGCGGCAGCAACATTATAAAATCACTCAGTAAAGACCCAGCAGGGAATTTATGGGTGGGTACCTATAACGGGCTTTATTATTTTGATGTAAACCGTAAACAGTTTAACCAAATTAAGTTATCAAAAACCGATAATTCTCCCGCCAGCAACCAAATCTATGCGCTTGATGCTACAACCGGTACTGTTTGCATTGGTACAAATGGCGCCGGATTACAATTTTTAACCAAAAACGGCCTGGAGGTGACGTATTTACACAGTCAGACCGATCCGCATAGCATCAGCAGTAATAATATCAGCACCATATTATCCGATAATGGCAATTACTGGATAGGCACCCAGCGCGGGTTGAATTACTTTAACAGCAATACTAAAAAGTTTACCCGGCTAAAGTTTAATGAAGGTAATGCTTATAGTTTAAGCAGCAATGCTGTTATCAGCTTGTTTATTGATTTGCGCGGGCGCTTATGGGTTGGCACCGAGGGCGGCGGGCTAAATTATTATGACCGTACCAATAACAGGTTTTATGCTATTGGCGAAAGCGAAGGAATGGGCAATGGGGTTGTACATGCTATTAACGAGGATTTGCAGGGCAATTTATGGGTAAGTACGAATAAGGGCTTATCAAAAATCGCGTTTAAGAATTTTAATTTACCATTCAATACACTAAACCTTAAAATAACCAATTACACCATTGCTGATGGGTTGCCAAGCAACCAGTTTTCTAACAATGCCACTAACCTGCACCCGGGCAGCCAGATGATCTTTGGCAGCATATCCGGCATAACGGTGTTCGATCCGGCGCATATCATTACCAATACCTATAAACCACCGGTGGTTATTACCGACTTCCTGATCCGGAATAAACCGGTTTTAGTAAGCGATGCGGATTCGCCTTTGCAAAGCCAGATCAATGAAACTAAGGAAATTACGCTAACGCACGATCAGGGTTTTATCAGTTTCCGGTTCGCCGCTTTAAATTTCATTAATCCTGATAATAACCATTATGCCTATAAGCTGGAAGGCTTTAAAGGTGATAACGACTGGCATTATGTAGATAATCAGCGGATGGCCACCTATACTAATTTGGATGCCGGTACGTATGTTTTCCGGGTAAAAGCAGCCAATAACGATGGGGTTTGGAACAACCAGGTAAAATCCATTAAACTAATTGTGCTGCCGCCCTGGTGGAAAACATGGTGGGCTTACTTAATTTATGTGGCCATTATTGGTATGCTATTATACCTGTTCTACTCCTATTCCATTAAAACGGCAAGGCTGACTAACGAATTGGAGTTTGAACATTTAAGTCACCAGAAAGACCAGGAGCTGGCCCAAAGGAAGCTGGCCTTCTTTACCAATATCTCGCACGAGATCAAGACCCCGCTTACGCTGATACTGGCCCCGTTGGAGAAACTCATCAGGCTGAATGAGAGTAATAATAAGGTGCAAAACCAATTGATGTTGATGCAGCGTAACGGCGAACGGTTGATCAGGCTGATCAACCAGTTGCTGGATTTTCGCAAGTTTGAAGAGGGTAATATGAAACTGCAGGCGGCTGAAGGGAATGTGGTGCGATTTATTAACGAGATCGTAATATCGTTTGAAGGGTATGCTCAATCGAAAAATATTACGCTTGTTTTCAAATCACAATCACCCGATATCCAGGTTTATTATGACAGGGACAAGCTGGAAAAGATATTTTATAATTTATTATCAAATGCTTTAAAATTTACTCCAGATGGAGGTAAAGTATCAGTAAATGTCAAGACGGAAAACGGTAGTTTATTGGTTGATGTAGAAGACAATGGCGTGGGCATCCCACCTGAAAATATTGAGAAGATATTTAACCGTTTCAACCATTTTAGCGAACCAGGCAGAAGTATTAGCGGCACAGGTATAGGCCTCTCGTTTTCACAGGGACTGGCAGAACTGCACAGCGGCAGTATTAGCGTTGAGAGTACCGTTGGCAACAATACCGAACGCGGGCACACATGTTTTACAGTGAAACTGCCTTTAGGTAAGTCGCACCTGAAACCCGATGAAATAGTAGCTGATTTTAAAGATAGTGAACGCATTGAACAATATCTGTTGCCATCAATCCACAAAAAGCAACCGATTGATGCTATCCTTCGCCCGGTAGCTGAAGATATAGATAAACCCGTGATGCTGATAGTTGAAGACAACGCCGAAGTGCTAAACTTTGTGGCAGCTAACTTTATGGCCGATTACAATGTCCATATAGCCCATGATGGCGTTGAGGGTTTAAAATTGGCAACAGAGCTTATACCCGATATTGTGATAAGCGATGTAATGATGCCTAACATGAACGGCATTACTCTTTGCAGCAAGATAAAGACCGATACGCGTACCAGCCATATCCCGGTAATATTGTTAACTGCCCGTACTCCGCTGATATTTAAGCTTGAGGGGCTGGAAACCGGTGCCGACGATTATATTACCAAACCTTTCAGTATTGATATATTGGAAACCCGCGTACGCAACCTGGTCGATTCCCGTAAAAAACTGCGCGACCGTTACCGCAAAGAAATTAGTCTGCAGCCGCAAAACGTAGCCATTACATCGCCAGATGAAAAATTCCTGGCTAAAGTAATGGCCTTTATTGAACGCAATATGGCCGAAACTACTTTAAGTGTGGAAGAGTTAGGTAAAGAAGTGGGCATGAGCCGGGTAACCCTATACCGTAAAATTAAAGCGCTTACCAACCAAACCGCTATTGAATTCATCCGTGGGGTGCGCATTAAACGCGCTGCACAGTTATTAGAGCAAAATAAATTTAACGTAAGCGAAGTAGCTTATATGGTAGGTTTTATTGATGTAGATTACTTTAGAAAATGCTTTAAAGAGCAATATGGCCACACCCCTAAAGAATATGCTTATTCGGCCGAAAAGTAA
- a CDS encoding quinone-dependent dihydroorotate dehydrogenase has product MYSLIKPILFKFDPENVHYFVTDGLQLINKLPGGSAISRAIWNVEDKRLEREVFGLTFKNPVGLAAGFDKNGVLIKEMANLGFGFIETGTVTPLPQDGNPKPRMFRLPADEALINRMGFNNYGVDAMAEKISEYRKSHASKEQRIIIGGNIGKNKITPNEEAVNDYIKCFDRLFDVVDYFVVNVSSPNTPGLRALQEKEPLLNILSTLQQRNHKNGITRPVLLKIAPDLTTEQLDDIVEIVQQSGIAGVIATNTTISREGLSSPETLKNEIGGLSGKPLTHRSTEVISYLHKKSNGSFPIIGVGGIHSAEDALEKLNAGASLVQLYTGFIYEGPGLIGKINKALLK; this is encoded by the coding sequence ATGTATTCGCTCATTAAGCCCATCCTTTTCAAGTTCGATCCTGAAAATGTCCACTATTTTGTAACCGACGGCCTGCAGCTGATTAATAAACTACCCGGCGGCAGCGCAATCAGTCGCGCTATTTGGAATGTAGAAGATAAAAGGCTGGAACGTGAAGTATTTGGCCTGACGTTTAAAAACCCTGTTGGCTTAGCTGCAGGTTTTGACAAGAATGGCGTATTGATAAAAGAAATGGCCAACCTGGGTTTCGGGTTTATTGAAACGGGTACCGTTACGCCTTTGCCGCAAGATGGAAACCCTAAACCCCGCATGTTCAGGTTGCCGGCTGATGAAGCGCTCATTAACCGGATGGGTTTTAACAACTACGGTGTAGATGCCATGGCCGAAAAGATCAGCGAATACCGTAAAAGCCACGCTTCCAAAGAACAACGCATTATAATTGGCGGAAATATTGGCAAAAACAAGATAACCCCCAATGAAGAAGCCGTTAACGATTATATTAAATGTTTCGACCGCCTGTTTGATGTGGTAGACTATTTTGTGGTAAATGTTAGCTCACCAAACACACCGGGATTGCGCGCTTTGCAGGAAAAAGAACCGCTGCTTAATATATTAAGTACACTGCAACAACGTAATCATAAAAATGGCATCACTCGCCCGGTACTGCTTAAAATAGCGCCCGACCTAACCACTGAACAGTTGGACGATATAGTAGAGATTGTACAGCAAAGCGGCATTGCAGGGGTAATAGCCACTAACACAACTATCAGTCGCGAAGGTTTGTCGTCTCCTGAAACATTAAAAAATGAAATAGGCGGATTGAGCGGTAAGCCGTTAACACACCGATCAACCGAGGTGATCAGTTACCTGCATAAAAAGTCAAACGGTTCATTCCCGATAATAGGGGTTGGGGGTATTCATTCTGCCGAAGATGCTTTAGAAAAATTGAATGCAGGGGCGTCGCTGGTGCAGTTGTATACCGGGTTTATTTATGAAGGGCCGGGTTTAATTGGTAAGATAAATAAGGCATTGCTGAAATAA